DNA sequence from the Deltaproteobacteria bacterium genome:
GGTCGAGCAAGTTCGTCCGCGGCGACGCGGTGGCGGGCCTGGTCATCACCGCGATCAACGTGATCGGTGGGATCGCGATCGGCATCCTGCAGCACAACATGGTGGCCCTCGAGGCGGCGCAGAGCTTCACCATCCTCTCCGTCGGAGACGGGCTGGTGGCCCAGGTGCCGGCGCTCCTCATGTCCACGGCCGCGGGCATCATCGTGACCCGCGCCGCCGACGAGCGCGACCTCGGCACGACCCTCGCCGACCAGCTCACGACGCAGAAGCGGCCGGCCGCGGTGACCGCTGTGGTCCTCGGGCTTCTGGCCATCGTGCCGGGGATGCCGCACCTGACCTTCCTCGTGATGTCCAGCGGCGCGGCCTGGATTGCGTGGCGTGGCAAGCCGAAGGACGGGGACGCCGCCGCCGAGGAGCCGGGAGCGCCCAAGAGCGAACAGAGCGAGCAGGAGGTGATGGAGCAGCTCCTGCCGATCGACCTGCTGGAGCTGGAGATCGGTTACGAGCTGGTGGGCCTGGTGGACGGCGCCAAGGACGGCAACCTCCTCGGGCGCATCTCGGGGATCCGCCGCCAGTTCGCGACCGAGCTCGGCGTGGTGGTGCCGCCGATTCACGTGCGGGACAACCTGCAGCTCAAGCCGGGGGAGTACCGCCTGCTCCTCTCCGGCAACGAGGTGGGGCGCGGCGAGGTGCGGGTGGGGCGCTATCTGGCCATGTGTCCGGCGGACGCCATGCGCCACGTCCCGGGCGAGCAGGTGAGCGAGCCGGCCTTCGGGCTCCCGGCGCGGTGGGTGGCTCCGGCCAACCGCAGCACCGCCGAGACGATGGGCTTCACCGTGGTGGACGCGGCCACGGTCATCGCGACCCACGTGAGCGAGCTCTTGCGCAAGAACTCCCCCGACCTCCTCGGGCGCGGCGAGGTGCAGGAGCTCCTCGACGTCTTCGGCAAGCGCGGTCGGAACGTGCTCGACGAGCTGATCCCGAACCTCCTGCCGCTCGGGTCGGTGATCAAGGTGCTGCGCAACCTCCTGCGCGAGGGGATCTCGATCCGCGACCTGCGCACGATCCTCGAGACGCTGGCGGACCACGCCGGGCAGATGAAGGACCCCGACGCGCTCACCGAGCAGGTGCGCCAGCGGATGGCCAAGTCCCTGACGGGGCGCGTCCTCGGCAGCGACGGTCGCGTTCACGCGCTGGTGATCGATCCGCAGCTCGAGCAGGACCTGCGCCGGGCGCTGCGGGCCGGGGCGGATGCGGCCACCTTCGACACCACCGCCATTCCGCGGCTGCTGAGCGCCCTCGAGCGCTCCACCTCGCGGCTCGGGGATGCGGCGGGCGTGCCGGTGCTCGTGGTGGCGCCGGACGTAAGGCCGCACGTGGCTTCCTTCGCAGCGCGGCACGTGCCCGGGCTGTCCGTCTACAGCTATCGCGAGATCGAGCCCAATACGCCGATCAACACCCTCGGCGTCATCGGAGCGGAGTAGCCCATGCTGATCCGGAAATACAGCGGCAAGAATCTGCGGGAAGCCCTGGCACGGGTGAAGGCGGACCTCGGAGACGAGGCGACGGTGCTCGACACGCGGACCGTTCGGGACGGCTTGCTCTCGAGCCGCGTCGAGATCACCGCCGCGCTCTCGCCTCTGCCGATGCCGCCCGCCACGATGCAGCCGCCCCCCGCGCCGGCGAGGCCCGCTCGACCGGAGGGTCGCGAGGCGCACGCCCAGGGCACGCCGGTGACGGAGGTGCAGCAGATCGCCCGCTTCCTCTCGCCGATCCGCCAGGAGATCCGCGCGCTGCGGAGCGAGATGCAGGCCATGCGCACGGTGCAGGAGGCGCAGCCGCAGGGGCACGGGCAGGTGACGGAGCTGACCAACCTGCTGCGGCGGGTCCACGGCGAGACCGGCGGGCGGAGCGAACCGTCGCAGCTGGCCGCTCTGCGCCGGCGCCTCGAGGAGAACGGGATGACCGGGGGGACCGTGGAGGAGCTCGTGCGGGTGCTGGAGCGCGAGCTGGCCGTCGGCACGGCTACCAGCCAGGCCGAGGTGGACCACGCGGCGCGGGAGCTTCTCGAGGGGACGATCCAGACGCTCCCGGTGCTCGAGTCTTCCGACGGGCCGCGGGTGGCGGCGCTGGTGGGTCCCGCCGGGGTGGGAAAGACCACGCTCCTGGCCAAGATCGCGGCGCGGGCGGCGCTCGTGCACGACCGTCGGGTGGGGATCATCGGCTGCGACGTGGACCGCATCGGGGCGGTGCAGGTGCTCGGCCTCGCGGCGGACGCGATCGGGATCCCCTGGCGCTGCGCGGGAGACGCGGCGTCGCTCCGGCGCGGGCTGGCCGACCTGTCCGATCGCGACCTGATCCTGGTGGACACCAGCGGCCAGTCACCGCGCCACGTGGACGCCCTGATGGAGCTCGGGGACCTTCTGGACGGGGCCGAGGTGGAGCGGCACCTGGTGCTGAACGCGGACCTCCGCTCGCTCGAGCTGGAGTGCACGACCCAGGCCTTCTCGCTCCTGCAGCCGAGCTCGATCTCCTTCACCCGACTGGACCAGGCGGTGGCGCTCGGCGGGCTCTACGAGGCGATGCGGGAGAGCCGGCTTCCGGCGATGTACCTGAGCCACGGGCGGCGCGTGCCCGAGGAGATCGAGGCGGCGACCCCGGGGCGACTGGCCACCCTGGCGATGGGCTTGAACCTGAACTGAGACAGCAGGACCTCCGAGGAGCGTGACGATGGTCGACCTTTTCCAGCAGGACGGACAGCTCAGCAGCGCGAACGGCGGGACGGGGGGAGCCTCGGGGCTGGAGAGCGAGCGGAGCGCTGACGCCGAGCGCAGCGCGACGGCGCCGGTGCGCGTGATCGCCGTGACCTCGGGCAAGGGCGGGGTCGGCAAGAGCGTCCTCTCGGCAAACCTCGGCCTGGCGCTGGCGCAGCGCGGCCGCAAGGTGCTGATGGTGGACGCAGACCTCGCGCTGGCCAACCTGGACCTCATGCTGGGCATGAACGCGCGCAGCACGGTGAAGGACGTGCTCTCGAACGAGCGCGGGCTGGAGGAGGTGGTGGTGTCGGGGCCCGAGGGAGTGTGTCTGCTCCCGGCCTGCTCCGGGGACGCCGACCTGGCCGAGATGGACGAGCGACGCCGCCTGACCCTCTTCAACGCCATCGACGCGATGGAGGGGCGCTTCGACACCGTGATCGTGGACACCGGCGCGGGCATCGGCTCGAACGCCACCTCCTTCGCGGCGGCGGCGCAGCAGGTGCTCGTGGTCGTGACCCCGGATCCGGCCTCGATGGCCGACGCCTACGCGATGATCAAGACCCTCGCCGTGAAGTGCGGCGTGAAGCAGATGTACCTGGCGGTGAACATGGCCTCGGGGCCCAAGGAGGCGGAGCAGGTGCTCGGACGCCTCCTCGGCCTGGTGGACCGGTTCCTCGACGTCTCGGTGGTCCCCGTGGGCTTCATCTACCGGGACGAGGCGGTGCTCCAGAGTGTGCGCTCCTGCCAGCCGCTCTTGGTCCGGTATCCCGCGGCGGCGGTCTCGGGGGCGATCCGCGGGATGGCGGGCAGGCTCCTCGCCGAATCGCCGAGCGAGAGCGGCTGGGGCGGCCCGCGCCTCTTCTGGAAGCGGCTCATGGGGCTCGCGGCACAGGAGGCGGTTCTATGAACGACGGACGCGAGAGCTCCGACGGACGGGCGGAGCAGTACCTGCCCTTCGTGCGGAAGATCGCGACGCGGATCGCGCGGCGGCTTCCGCGCTCGGTCGAGGTGGAGGAGCTGGTGGGCGCCGGGACGGTGGGCTTGATGGAGGCGCTGGATCGCTACGACCCGGCAGGGGGGCGGAGCTTCGAGACCTACGCCGAGTTCCGTGTGAAGGGCGCGATCTACGACGAGCTGCGGCGCAACGACCCCGTGAACCGCGCCGCGCGCTCGGCCCAGAACCGGATGGAGTCGCAGGCCGCCCAGCTCACCGGGCAGCTTGGACGGCCTCCCGAGGCCGAGGAGATGGCCAAGGCGCTGCAGACCTCCGTGTCGAACGTGGTGGGAGATCTGGGGCGCATGGAGGCGCTGAAGGTCGTCTCTCTCGACGCCGACCGTCTGGATCTTGACGATCACGAGCCCTCCGCGGAGGACCAGCTCCATCGCCAGCAGGCGGTAGGACTGATGCGCGAGGCCCTCGGCCGCCTCAACGAGCGGCAGCAGATGATCCTGAACCTCTATTACGTCGAGGAGTTGAGCCTGCAGCAGATCGGCGAGGTGATCGGCGTGACCGAGTCGCGGGTGAGCCAGATCCTGAGCCAGCTCCGCGGCCAGCTGCGGGCACAGCTCGTGCAAGTAGGAGTGTAGGTATGGCGAACGGAATCTACACGGCGGTGTCGGGAGCGGTCGCACAGACCCAGGTGCTGGACGTGGTGGCCAACAACGTGGCCAACCTCGGCACCACGGGCTTCAAGAGCGACGGGATCGCCTTCGCCGAGGTGCTGGCCCAGACGGCCGCCAAGGGGGACCCGAGCGGCGGGGGCCAGGTGCAGCTGGCGGAGACGCGCATCGACATGCGGCCCGGCGCTCTCCGGCAGACGGGCAACCCGCTCGACGTGGCCCTCGAAGGGAAGGGCTTCATGGCCCTCCGCGAGGGGAACGAGGTGCTCTATACGCGCGGCGGGGCCTTCCGCCTGACGGAGGAAGGGAACCTCATCGACCCGGCCGGTCGCATGGTGCTCGACGACCGCAGCCAGCCGATCCAGATCCCGGAGGGCGAGGAGAAGCTGCGCATTGCCTCCGACGGGACGATCCAGGGCAAGGGCGGACCGATCGGCACGATCCGGCTGGTCGAGTTCGCCCGTCCGGAGCTGCTCCAGCGCGCCGGCGCCACGCTCTTCGTCCCGCAGGCGGGCATGACGCCGGAGAAGGCCGCGGCCACGAAGGTCCATCAGGGCTACATCGAGACCTCGAATGTGAACCCGGTGCAGGGGATGACCTCGCTCATCACGGCCAGCCGCGCCTACGAGGCCTTCCATCGCATCATTTCCACGTTCCAGACGGTGGATCGCAAGGCGGCGACCAACCTCGGGGACAACGGCTAGTCGGAGGAGGAACGGATGCTACGCGCACTCAGCACCGCGGCCACCGGGATGGAAGCCCAGCAGTCCAAGCTGGACGTCGTGGCGAACAACCTGGCCAACGTCAACACGGCCGGCTTCCGGAAGAGCCGGACCGACTTCGCCGATCTGCTCTACGAGACGATCCGCGCGCCGGGGACGGCAGCGGCCGAGGGGCGCGAGGTGCCGGTCGGCGTGCAGATCGGGCACGGCACGAAGCTCGTGGCCACGCAGATGGACCTCGGGCAGGGGCAGCTCAAGCAGACCGACAACCCGCTCGACATGGCGATCGAGGGGGACGGCTTCTTCGCGGTGAGCACTCCCGACGGACGGACCGCCTACACGCGCGCCGGGACGTTCAAGACCGACAGCCAGGGGCAGCTCACGACCGCTGACGGAAACATCCTGGACCCGGCGGTCTCCATCCCGGCGGACGCTACCAAGGTCACCATCGGCAAGGACGGCACGATCAGCGCGCTCCTCGCCGGTCAGACGCAGCCCACGCAGCTGGGCAAGATCCAGCTCGTGACCTTCCCGAACCCCGCGGGGCTCTCGCGCGTGGGAGGGAACCTCTTTCTACCGAGCCAGGCCTCGGGCGAGGCCAAGCAGGGCGCTCCGGGGACGAACGGCATGGGCACCATCGCCCAGGGCTTCGTGGAGCTCTCGAACGTCAAGGTCGTCGAGGAGATGATCGAGCTCATCGTCGGTCAGCGCGCGTACGAGGCCAACAGCCGCGTGGTGCGAGCGGCCGACGAGATGCTCCAGGCCACCTCGAGGATGGGCTGATGCGCAGCTCGGCGGCCGCGCTGCTCGCGGTACTCTCGCTCTCGGGAGCCGTGGCAAGCGCCGAGGTGGTGCAGGTCCAGGGCCCGCGCGTGCGGCTCTCCGACCTGCTCGGCTCGGTGGCCGAGGACCGGGACCTGGGGCCCGCACCGCTGCCGGGGTGTCGCCGGCGGATCGCGCGACGTCAGGTCCTCTCCCTCCTCGGTGAGGCGCGCGCGGGGCGGCTGCCCGACGGCTGGGTGGTCGAGACGCGACAGCAGCGCCTCGGCTGCGCGGAGCTCACGACCGAGCTGAAGAAGGCGCTCTCCGAGCAGCTGACCGATGGGATCGAGCTCAAGGCGCTCGATTGCCCCCGCGCGATGACGCTTCCGGTGGGCGAGCTGAAGGTGAGCGCGAAGCTCCTCGGCGGCGGGCGCCGGGCGGGCCGACTTCCGGTGGCGATCGAGCTCTCCGTCGGGGAGTGGTCGGCGCGCCGCCTGACGCTGACCGCGAACGTGGACGGCCTCATCGACACGCTCGTCACCACGCAGGCCGTGACCACGGCGAGCGGGGTGAGCGCGGCGCAGGTGAAGGTGGAGCAGCGGCTGGCGAGCGCCCTCCCGGCGGACGCGCTCACGAAGGCCGAGGAGCTCGAGGGGCACGAGGTGGTGGGGATGGTCCCGGCGGGCTCCGTGCTGCGGCGCGTGCACCTGAAGGCCATCCCGCTCGTCCGGCAGGGGAGCAGCGTGACCATCGCGGTGATCCTGGAGGGGGTCCAGATCACGAGCCGCGGGGTCGCGCGGCAGGACGGCAAGCGCAACGACGTGGTGTCGGTGCTGGCTCTGGCGTCGAATCGGCTGATCAAGGCGCGCGTGCTGGGTCCGCACCTGGTCGCGGTGGATCTGTAGGGAGGTCATCGATGTCCCGCTTCCTGCTCGCGGCGCTCGTCCTCGTCACCTCGGCGTGCACGAACCACATCCGCCCCTATACGCCGAAGGTGCGCAACTACAAGCCGGACCGTTACGCGAGCTCGGCCGACCAGCACGCCGACGGGTCGCTCTTCAACGAGAGCTCGGACACGCTCTTCACGCACCGGCGCTCGAGCCGCATCGGAGACCTGGTCACCGTGGTGGTGGCCGAGTCGGCTGCGGCCAACGACGACGCCGCCACCGAGGCCGGGCGCTCGAGCGAGCTCTCCTTCGGCGTGAACTCCTTCTTCAACGCCATGACGGCGCTGAAGGCGGCGCACCCCGGGATCGACCCCACCAAGCTCATCTCTGCCATGGCCAAGAACGACTTCAACGGCAAGGGGGCCACCCGTCGGTCGGGTCGGCTGACCGCCACGATCACCTCGCGGATCAAGCGGGTCTTGCCGAACGGGGACTACTACATCGAAGGGCACAAGGCGCTCCTGCTGAACGAGGAGGAGAGCCACCTGTACGTGAGCGGCGTGGTGCGGCCGTCGGACATCCAGGCCGACAACTCGGTGCTCTCGAGCGTGATCGCCGACGCGCAGGTCGAGTACACGGGGCGCGGCCCGGTGGCGGACAAGCAGAAACCCGGATGGTTCTCGCGCTTTCTGGATTGGATCTGGCCGTTCTAGTACGAAGTTCAGGAGAAAACGATGCGTCGCTCTAGTATCCTCGTATTACTCCTGCTCCTCCTCGCCGCGCCCGACGGGGCGCGGGCAGCCCGGCTCAAGGACGTGGCCAACATCCGGGGCGTGCGCTCGAACCAGCTCATCGGCTACGGCCTGGTGGTGGGCCTCGGCGGGACGGGCGACGACCAGCAGGTCTACTTCACCCTGCGCTCGGTGCAGCTCATGCTGCGACGCCTCGGCGTGCAGGCGGCCGAGGACAAGGTCTTCGACCTGAAGAACCTGCGGCTGCGCAACACCGCCGCGGTGATGGTCTCGGCCACCTTGCCCCCCTTCGCGCGCACGGGGAACCGGCTGGACGTGACCGTCTCGTCGCTCGGCAACGCGAAGAGCCTGCAGGGGGGCGTGCTGCTCATGACGCCCATGCGCGGCGTGGACCTGAAGATCTATGCCCTCGCGCAGGGGGCGCTCTCGCTCGGGGGCTTCAAGGCCGAAGGGGGGACCGGCTCCTCGGTCTCGAAGAACCACGCCCTCGTGGCGCGCGTCCCCGAGGGGGCGCTGGTCGAGCGCGAGGTGCCGTCCCGCTTCGTCCAGAACGACCAGGTGGTGGTGGCGCTCCAGCAGCCGGACTTCACCACGGCCACCCGTCTGGCGAGCGCGATCAACAAGGAGCTCGGCGGCCAGCCGGCGAGTTCGGTGGACCCGGGAACGATCCTGGTGCGTCTGCCGCCCTCGTACAAGGGCCGGGCCATGGAACTCGCGTCGCGCCTCGAGCTGGTCCAGGTGCAGCCGGACGCCCCGGCGCAGGTGGTGATCAACGAGCGGACGGGCACTGTCGTGGTGGGGCAGGAGGTGCGGCTGAGCCCGGTGGCGGTGGCGCACGGGAACCTGACCGTGGAGATCAGCGAGAAGTTCAAGGTCTCGCAGCCCAAGGCGGCCTTCGGCACCGGACGGACGGTGGTGACGCCTGAGACCAAGATCAAGGCCACCGAGGGGAGCGGGAGTCTGCAGCTCATCCAGGGTACGGCCAGCCTCTCCGACGTGGTGCGGGCGCTGAACGCGCTGAACGCCACGCCGCGGGACCTGGTGGCGATCTTTCAGGCGCTGGCCGCGG
Encoded proteins:
- a CDS encoding flagellar basal body P-ring protein FlgI translates to MRRSSILVLLLLLLAAPDGARAARLKDVANIRGVRSNQLIGYGLVVGLGGTGDDQQVYFTLRSVQLMLRRLGVQAAEDKVFDLKNLRLRNTAAVMVSATLPPFARTGNRLDVTVSSLGNAKSLQGGVLLMTPMRGVDLKIYALAQGALSLGGFKAEGGTGSSVSKNHALVARVPEGALVEREVPSRFVQNDQVVVALQQPDFTTATRLASAINKELGGQPASSVDPGTILVRLPPSYKGRAMELASRLELVQVQPDAPAQVVINERTGTVVVGQEVRLSPVAVAHGNLTVEISEKFKVSQPKAAFGTGRTVVTPETKIKATEGSGSLQLIQGTASLSDVVRALNALNATPRDLVAIFQALAAAGALPAKLVVQ
- the flgA gene encoding flagellar basal body P-ring formation protein FlgA, coding for MRSSAAALLAVLSLSGAVASAEVVQVQGPRVRLSDLLGSVAEDRDLGPAPLPGCRRRIARRQVLSLLGEARAGRLPDGWVVETRQQRLGCAELTTELKKALSEQLTDGIELKALDCPRAMTLPVGELKVSAKLLGGGRRAGRLPVAIELSVGEWSARRLTLTANVDGLIDTLVTTQAVTTASGVSAAQVKVEQRLASALPADALTKAEELEGHEVVGMVPAGSVLRRVHLKAIPLVRQGSSVTIAVILEGVQITSRGVARQDGKRNDVVSVLALASNRLIKARVLGPHLVAVDL
- the flgG gene encoding flagellar basal-body rod protein FlgG codes for the protein MLRALSTAATGMEAQQSKLDVVANNLANVNTAGFRKSRTDFADLLYETIRAPGTAAAEGREVPVGVQIGHGTKLVATQMDLGQGQLKQTDNPLDMAIEGDGFFAVSTPDGRTAYTRAGTFKTDSQGQLTTADGNILDPAVSIPADATKVTIGKDGTISALLAGQTQPTQLGKIQLVTFPNPAGLSRVGGNLFLPSQASGEAKQGAPGTNGMGTIAQGFVELSNVKVVEEMIELIVGQRAYEANSRVVRAADEMLQATSRMG
- the flhA gene encoding flagellar biosynthesis protein FlhA → MSQAVRSDATVAPVRQGNRDIYIALGLVGTLLVMILPLPPLVLDLFLSLSICISLITFMVAIYIKEPLELSVFPSLVLMATLMRLALNVASTRLILLHGHEGPNAAGSVIHAFGQFVVGGNYLVGLIIFLILVVINFMVITKGAGRVAEVAARFTLDAMPGKQMAIDADLAAGLITDRDARVRRSRIQQEADFHGAMDGSSKFVRGDAVAGLVITAINVIGGIAIGILQHNMVALEAAQSFTILSVGDGLVAQVPALLMSTAAGIIVTRAADERDLGTTLADQLTTQKRPAAVTAVVLGLLAIVPGMPHLTFLVMSSGAAWIAWRGKPKDGDAAAEEPGAPKSEQSEQEVMEQLLPIDLLELEIGYELVGLVDGAKDGNLLGRISGIRRQFATELGVVVPPIHVRDNLQLKPGEYRLLLSGNEVGRGEVRVGRYLAMCPADAMRHVPGEQVSEPAFGLPARWVAPANRSTAETMGFTVVDAATVIATHVSELLRKNSPDLLGRGEVQELLDVFGKRGRNVLDELIPNLLPLGSVIKVLRNLLREGISIRDLRTILETLADHAGQMKDPDALTEQVRQRMAKSLTGRVLGSDGRVHALVIDPQLEQDLRRALRAGADAATFDTTAIPRLLSALERSTSRLGDAAGVPVLVVAPDVRPHVASFAARHVPGLSVYSYREIEPNTPINTLGVIGAE
- a CDS encoding FliA/WhiG family RNA polymerase sigma factor, which translates into the protein MNDGRESSDGRAEQYLPFVRKIATRIARRLPRSVEVEELVGAGTVGLMEALDRYDPAGGRSFETYAEFRVKGAIYDELRRNDPVNRAARSAQNRMESQAAQLTGQLGRPPEAEEMAKALQTSVSNVVGDLGRMEALKVVSLDADRLDLDDHEPSAEDQLHRQQAVGLMREALGRLNERQQMILNLYYVEELSLQQIGEVIGVTESRVSQILSQLRGQLRAQLVQVGV
- a CDS encoding flagellar basal body L-ring protein FlgH gives rise to the protein MSRFLLAALVLVTSACTNHIRPYTPKVRNYKPDRYASSADQHADGSLFNESSDTLFTHRRSSRIGDLVTVVVAESAAANDDAATEAGRSSELSFGVNSFFNAMTALKAAHPGIDPTKLISAMAKNDFNGKGATRRSGRLTATITSRIKRVLPNGDYYIEGHKALLLNEEESHLYVSGVVRPSDIQADNSVLSSVIADAQVEYTGRGPVADKQKPGWFSRFLDWIWPF
- the flgF gene encoding flagellar basal-body rod protein FlgF, yielding MANGIYTAVSGAVAQTQVLDVVANNVANLGTTGFKSDGIAFAEVLAQTAAKGDPSGGGQVQLAETRIDMRPGALRQTGNPLDVALEGKGFMALREGNEVLYTRGGAFRLTEEGNLIDPAGRMVLDDRSQPIQIPEGEEKLRIASDGTIQGKGGPIGTIRLVEFARPELLQRAGATLFVPQAGMTPEKAAATKVHQGYIETSNVNPVQGMTSLITASRAYEAFHRIISTFQTVDRKAATNLGDNG
- a CDS encoding MinD/ParA family protein, which codes for MVDLFQQDGQLSSANGGTGGASGLESERSADAERSATAPVRVIAVTSGKGGVGKSVLSANLGLALAQRGRKVLMVDADLALANLDLMLGMNARSTVKDVLSNERGLEEVVVSGPEGVCLLPACSGDADLAEMDERRRLTLFNAIDAMEGRFDTVIVDTGAGIGSNATSFAAAAQQVLVVVTPDPASMADAYAMIKTLAVKCGVKQMYLAVNMASGPKEAEQVLGRLLGLVDRFLDVSVVPVGFIYRDEAVLQSVRSCQPLLVRYPAAAVSGAIRGMAGRLLAESPSESGWGGPRLFWKRLMGLAAQEAVL